GAGGAGGTACAACAACAACTCCAGGGACAAATTAACCAACTAGACTCTCAACTTCAACAGTTGGATATGCAAGGACAACGGGCGATCGCGGAAATTCAAAAGCAAAGTGTGAATCCTCCGGGTCCTCAAGTCAAGCAGCAAATCGAAAGTATTCAATTGCAGGTTAATCAAAAGAAAAGTGAGCTGCTTGAGCAAAAAAACCAGCAACTCCAGCAACTTCAACAGGTACAGATGCTCGAACTTGACCAAGAAGTCAATCAAGGTCAAATCGAAAGCTTCTTCCGCGTTGAAGCCGGAGATAACCTGGTTCGCAAAATGCAGGTCGAAATTCTCCTACGAGATGGCGTAGTCGAAGAAATTCGCGGCGATATCTAAAGCAGAGGGGGGGTGTATTGGGAATCGTGTTTCGCTATAGATAACCTTACCTCAAAACCCGCCCTGCCTGTAGAGACGCGCCATGGCGCGTCTCTACATTGGGTATCTTGCTATCCTGGAAGGAAGTTCCCCTACCACGGATAATCCGCCCATTCAACAATGAGTGACCAAACAACCCGATTATGTATTCTCGGTGGAGGCTTTGGGGGGCTTTATACTGCCCTGCGCTTAAGCCAACTCCCTTGGGAAAAGTCACAGCAGCCAGAAATTATACTTGTTGATCAAAGCGATCGCTTCGTATTTATGCCCCTGCTGTACGAACTCCTGACAGGTGAACTGCAAACCTGGGAAATTGCTCCA
The DNA window shown above is from Coleofasciculus chthonoplastes PCC 7420 and carries:
- a CDS encoding YlqD family protein — protein: MPTEESQSKESQSNLLLKRPVNIKAIVTPRWKEEVQQQLQGQINQLDSQLQQLDMQGQRAIAEIQKQSVNPPGPQVKQQIESIQLQVNQKKSELLEQKNQQLQQLQQVQMLELDQEVNQGQIESFFRVEAGDNLVRKMQVEILLRDGVVEEIRGDI